A genomic stretch from Salvia splendens isolate huo1 unplaced genomic scaffold, SspV2 ctg754, whole genome shotgun sequence includes:
- the LOC121791238 gene encoding probable carboxylesterase 120 encodes MNPSNDPYAYLGFTKNSDASITRIPGHIPTTAASIDPANPVLTKDLPINPQTNTWARLYYPSAATKLPVIVYYHGGGFVLCSAASSMFHNFLSGIALSIPALVVSVDYRLAPEHRLPAAYDDCAEALRWVNASEDEWLTGRADMYIMGTSAGGNIAYHVGLKEAARMKIRGLILHHPFFGGVERSASEMRLVDDAVLPASVADLMWSLALPIGCDRDHEFCNPVEVEIVEKVKVLVTGCGGDPLIDRQKEVARMLAENGVDVIQEFSEGGCHGVELFDESKALVFYELLKNFLSTCIID; translated from the coding sequence ATGAATCCCAGCAACGATCCATATGCCTACTTAGGATTCACCAAAAACTCTGACGCCTCAATCACACGCATACCGGGTCACATTCCGACCACCGCCGCCTCCATCGACCCCGCAAATCCCGTTCTCACCAAGGACCTCCCCATCAATCCCCAAACCAACACGTGGGCTCGTCTCTATTATCCCTCCGCCGCCACGAAACTCCCCGTCATTGTCTACTACCACGGCGGCGGCTTCGTCCTCTGCAGCGCCGCCTCCTCCATGTTCCACAACTTCCTCTCCGGCATCGCCCTCTCCATCCCGGCGCTGGTAGTCTCGGTAGACTACCGCCTCGCGCCGGAGCACCGCCTCCCCGCCGCCTACGACGACTGCGCGGAGGCGCTGCGCTGGGTCAACGCCAGCGAAGACGAGTGGCTGACCGGCCGAGCTGATATGTATATCATGGGAACGAGCGCTGGAGGGAACATAGCGTACCACGTGGGGTTGAAGGAGGCGGCGCGGATGAAGATCCGAGGGCTGATATTGCACCACCCCTTCTTCGGCGGGGTGGAGAGGAGCGCGTCGGAGATGCGGCTGGTGGACGACGCGGTGCTGCCGGCGAGCGTGGCGGATCTCATGTGGAGCCTGGCTCTGCCGATCGGGTGTGATCGTGATCATGAGTTCTGCAATCCGGTGGAAGTGGAGATTGTTGAGAAGGTGAAGGTTTTGGTGACGGGCTGCGGCGGCGATCCGCTGATTGATCGGCAAAAGGAGGTGGCGAGAATGTTGGCGGAGAATGGTGTGGATGTGATCCAAGAGTTTAGTGAAGGAGGGTGTCATGGGGTTGAGCTTTTTGATGAGTCAAAAGCTTTGGTGTTTTATGAGCTTCTCAAGAATTTTCTTTCTACATGTATCATTGATTAG